The Borrelia sp. RT5S genome contains the following window.
CTTCGTGCACTAAATTACTTTCCTTCTTCTTTGCAATGTTTTTCATTAAAATATGCTGCTGATCCACTGCATGAAATTGAGATACCTTCATTATCTCAACCGGTCGTCTTCCTGTTGCCATTAGTACACCATAAAACTTTAACCTAATATCTCTTTTCTGTGTCAACAAGACATTAACAAGCTGGATATATGTAGCCAGACTTATCTTAACCGGTACCAGCTCCTTCCTATAACTATTAATTTTCGAAATTCTGTAGTGGTGTGCATAATTATTTAACCACTCTGGACTTTTAAATAAGACTAGAAAATCATGAAAGTAGACCTTTTGATTTGAAATATTGTGAGCAGCCATTAGCTCCTCTACCGCTCCCAAATCCTTAATATTAATGCTAGCCAGTTTCTTGACTTCTGTAGGAGTCCAGAAAAACAAAACTCTACTCCGCTTTCTGATCTCTTCAATCACTGCAAGATTAATATATTCCTTTATTATCTTTCTAATCTTGGACAGATTTAATATTATTGAGAGATTAGTAAATCTATCCTTTCTGACAAAAACATTTAGGTACTCTTCTGCAAGTTCTTCTAGTCTTTTAACCAAACTAGTATATGAAATCTCATTCCCGAGGTACTGTCTATATATCTCCTCTAACTTCTCCCTAAAAGTACCTAGTATTACCTTTACATTAACTTTCAAAGCCATACTATCCACATTATACAAGGTATACATGCGCATTATCTGTTCTAGCTACTAATCTGTAAAAAAAGTATAAACCTTGTGTTTATAAACCCATTTAATAAATATTAAATATTACCCAATCTTGTTAATTTTTTACTCCTGCATATATTTCTCTATCGCCTTAAAGACATAATAATACAGAACAATATAGGCCTCTTTCATAGCATAATACTCAGGATCCCCCACGAAATACATAA
Protein-coding sequences here:
- a CDS encoding protelomerase family protein; translation: MALKVNVKVILGTFREKLEEIYRQYLGNEISYTSLVKRLEELAEEYLNVFVRKDRFTNLSIILNLSKIRKIIKEYINLAVIEEIRKRSRVLFFWTPTEVKKLASINIKDLGAVEELMAAHNISNQKVYFHDFLVLFKSPEWLNNYAHHYRISKINSYRKELVPVKISLATYIQLVNVLLTQKRDIRLKFYGVLMATGRRPVEIMKVSQFHAVDQQHILMKNIAKKKESNLVHEVAFPTFADPGLIIEAIEEIRYMERTERLSKEVISANLTYSYNRMFRKIFKDVFEPEESVYFCRRLYSRFSYLAFAPKNMELNLWITTVLGHEHDDIVTAFHYNRYVLENLDDAVDINLLRLIKRRIRTYIRRKTTYSLLTMQDLDLLINKSSTKDDNYIKTLHVIKDIMMSDNLEELEMLRGLNVKIRRVFKQKYGYNYNYAKLGEYLAAIFGYKIRR